The following are encoded in a window of Sminthopsis crassicaudata isolate SCR6 chromosome 3, ASM4859323v1, whole genome shotgun sequence genomic DNA:
- the LOC141563626 gene encoding heterogeneous nuclear ribonucleoprotein H2-like: MLSIKAEGSFVVKVRGLPWSCSASDVQHFFSGCRIRNGVAGIHFIYTREGRPSGEAFVELESEEEVELALKKHRETMAHRYVEVFRSNGVEMDWTLKRTAPNSPDPAGDGYVRLRGLPFNCNKEDIVQFFSGLEIMPNGIMLQVDFRGRNSGEAFVQFASQEIAEKALKKHKERMGHRYIEIFKSSQAEVHTHYDLPQKKMVRQRPGPYDRPPTGRYYGSLGRGAGLEGMRYGAHEIMYGGYEDYVGYSNDYHFGRDPRYFLAVSGDSYGSGWSTFQSPAGHFVHMRGLPYKATEKDIYDFFSPLKPVGAYIEVGADGRVTGEADVEFATHEDAVAAMSKDKANMQHRYIELFLNSVAAADSGVYDPQMMGGMGLSNLPGYGSPSGQELNEASAGAYDGQISMSKSDQVLQENSNFSTTYCIENQGEMNNSYNNWGSSVSVGMDRMEEITGMSSMGSESVMYPDY, translated from the coding sequence ATGCTGAGCATCAAAGCAGAAGGCAGCTTTGTGGTGAAGGTCAGGGGCTTGCCTTGGTCGTGCTCGGCCAGTGATGTCCAACACTTCTTCTCAGGCTGCAGAATTCGAAATGGGGTGGCAGGAATTCACTTCATCTATACCAGAGAGGGGAGACCGAGTGGAGAGGCATTTGTGGAGCTTGAGTCTGAAGAAGAGGTCGAACTGGCTCTGAAAAAACACAGAGAGACCATGGCACACAGATACGTGGAAGTGTTCAGGTCCAACGGTGTGGAGATGGATTGGACCCTGAAGCGCACTGCTCCCAATAGTCCTGACCCTGCGGGCGATGGCTACGTGCGCCTTAGAGGGCTCCCATTTAACTGCAACAAGGAAGACATCGTTCAGTTTTTTTCAGGGTTGGAAATCATGCCGAATGGGATAATGCTGCAGGTAGACTTCCGAGGGAGGAACAGCGGGGAAGCCTTCGTGCAGTTTGCTTCACAAGAGATCGCTGAAAAGGCCTTAAAGAAACATAAGGAGAGAATGGGCCACAGATACATTGAAATCTTCAAGAGCAGCCAGGCAGAAGTTCACACTCATTATGATCTGCCTCAGAAGAAAATGGTGAGGCAGCGTCCGGGCCCTTACGACAGACCTCCGACCGGCAGATACTATGGCAGCCTCGGGAGAGGAGCGGGGCTTGAGGGAATGAGATACGGTGCCCATGAAATCATGTATGGAGGCTACGAAGACTACGTTGGGTACAGTAATGACTATCACTTTGGGAGAGACCCCAGGTACTTTTTAGCCGTGTCTGGCGACAGCTACGGATCCGGCTGGTCTACCTTCCAGAGTCCTGCGGGCCATTTTGTGCACATGAGAGGGCTGCCTTACAAAGCTACTGAAAAGGATATCTATGACTTTTTCTCACCACTCAAACCGGTGGGAGCTTACATTGAGGTTGGAGCTGATGGCAGAGTGACTGGAGAAGCCGATGTGGAGTTTGCTACCCATGAAGATGCCGTGGCAGCCATGTCAAAAGATAAAGCAAATATGCAGCACAGGTACATAGAACTCTTCCTCAATTCTGTAGCAGCAGCAGACAGTGGTGTTTATGATCCCCAAATGATGGGGGGCATGGGCTTGTCAAACCTGCCTGGTTATGGCAGTCCATCTGGTCAGGAGCTGAATGAGGCTTCTGCAGGAGCCTACGATGGGCAGATCAGCATGAGCAAAAGTGATCAAGTTTTACAGGAAAACTCCAATTTTTCAACCACATATtgcatagagaaccaaggagagatgAACAACAGCTACAACAATTGGGGGAGCTCTGTTTCTGTGGGAATGGATAGAATGGAAGAAATAACAGGCATGTCCAGTATGGGAAGTGAATCAGTAATGTACCCTGATTACTAA